The following are encoded in a window of Pongo abelii isolate AG06213 chromosome 16, NHGRI_mPonAbe1-v2.0_pri, whole genome shotgun sequence genomic DNA:
- the C16H15orf61 gene encoding uncharacterized protein C15orf61 homolog, translating to MEALRRAHEVVLRLLLCRPWASRAAARPKPSASEVLTRHLLQRRLPHWTSFCVPYSAVRNDQFGLSHFNWPVQGANYHVLRTGCFPFIKYHCSKAPWQDLARQNRFFTALKVVNLGIPTLLYGLGSWLFARVTETVHTSYGPITVYFLNKEDEGAMY from the exons ATGGAGGCCCTGCGGAGGGCCCACGAGGTCGTGCTCCGCCTGCTGCTGTGCAGGCCGTGGGCCTCGCGCGCCGCCGCCCGCCCCAAGCCCAGCGCCTCGGAGGTGCTGACGCGGCATCTGCTGCAGCGGCGCCTGCCGCACTGGACCTCCTTCTGCGTGCCCTACAGCGCCGTCCGCAACGACCAGTTCGGCCTCTCGCACTTCAACTGGCCGGTGCAGGGCGCCAACTACCACGTCCTGCGCACCGGCTGCTTCCCCTTCATCAAGTACCACTGCTCCAAGGCTCCCTGGCAGGACCTGGCGCGGCAGAACCGATTCTTCACGGCGCTCAAGGTCGTCAACCTCG GTATTCCAACTTTATTATATGGACTTGGCTCCTGGTTATTTGCCAGAGTCACAGAGACTGTGCATACCAGTTATGGACCCATAACAGTTTATTTTCTCAATAAAGAAGATGAAGGTGCCATGTATTGA